The Mycolicibacterium flavescens genome has a segment encoding these proteins:
- the pknD_3 gene encoding serine/threonine protein kinase, whose translation MDDTVRDGGDATQRPIAGTGDDPLARRRVERDEKPTRHFGRYGLLSLLGAGGMGQVWRARDSQTNRVVALKVLPEHSANDRETRERFRRECEAVAQLTEPHVIPIHDFGDVDGRLFLNMRLVDGTDLRTLIKQEGALPPARAVAIIAQVAGALQAAHDVGLVHRDVKPSNILVCTNDFAYLIDFGIAHASGDATLTKAGETIGTAAYMAPEAIGAAVKTHSRVDVYALACVLYECLTGEPPFASDMGIQGMIAHHLHTPPPQPSASDAGVPAAFDAVIAKGMAKNPDDRYPTVQDLALAARAALGDADAVAKASGKRRRRLSSKAVGLMAAAATAVVAVVMAGVVIVGGQSSDASSSSPIPVGQGFSSQTALPFTGVHVSAGIAVEADGTAYVTGVGIDRVMRLEPGAAAATELPIKGLKNPRDIAVDAKGDVYVTDSGNDRVMWLPVGAPAAIQLPFSGLNDPRGITVKPNGDVYVVDRGNNRVLFLATGAATPTPVPFSGLNDPRGVAVGPAGGVVVTDTGNNRVLKLEAGASQATPLPFAGVNEPHGVAIDSEGGVYVTDRGNAGIVELRPGTRAAIPLPFVGLNDPQGVAVDAAGNVYITDVGSDPVIKLSVG comes from the coding sequence GTGGATGACACGGTCAGAGACGGCGGCGACGCCACGCAAAGGCCGATAGCGGGAACCGGCGACGACCCCCTTGCACGCAGGCGCGTGGAGCGCGACGAAAAACCCACAAGGCACTTCGGCCGCTACGGGTTGCTGTCGTTGTTGGGCGCAGGTGGCATGGGCCAGGTGTGGCGGGCACGCGACTCGCAGACCAATCGGGTGGTCGCGCTGAAGGTGTTGCCCGAGCACTCCGCCAACGACCGGGAGACACGCGAACGGTTTCGGCGGGAGTGCGAGGCGGTGGCACAGCTGACCGAGCCGCACGTCATCCCGATCCACGACTTCGGCGATGTGGACGGTCGGCTGTTTCTCAACATGCGACTGGTGGACGGCACGGACCTACGCACGCTGATCAAACAAGAGGGCGCACTGCCGCCGGCGCGTGCGGTCGCGATCATCGCTCAAGTGGCCGGCGCACTTCAGGCTGCCCACGACGTGGGTCTGGTGCATCGCGATGTCAAACCCTCCAACATCCTGGTGTGCACCAACGATTTCGCCTATTTGATCGACTTCGGCATCGCTCACGCCTCAGGAGACGCCACGCTGACCAAGGCTGGTGAAACCATCGGCACCGCCGCCTACATGGCGCCGGAGGCCATCGGTGCCGCTGTGAAAACCCATTCACGCGTGGACGTTTACGCACTCGCGTGTGTGCTGTACGAATGCCTCACCGGCGAGCCGCCTTTCGCCAGCGATATGGGTATACAGGGCATGATCGCCCATCACCTCCACACTCCGCCGCCGCAGCCCAGCGCCAGCGACGCCGGCGTTCCGGCGGCTTTCGATGCAGTCATCGCCAAGGGGATGGCCAAGAACCCCGATGACCGCTACCCGACCGTCCAGGATCTGGCGCTGGCCGCCCGGGCGGCGTTGGGCGACGCCGACGCTGTTGCCAAGGCATCGGGTAAACGACGGAGACGACTGTCAAGCAAGGCTGTCGGTCTCATGGCAGCGGCCGCGACGGCAGTGGTGGCGGTCGTCATGGCTGGAGTCGTCATCGTCGGGGGACAGTCATCCGACGCGAGCAGCTCTTCACCCATACCGGTCGGCCAGGGCTTCTCATCGCAAACTGCGTTGCCTTTCACAGGGGTTCATGTCTCCGCAGGAATCGCGGTCGAAGCCGACGGAACCGCGTACGTCACCGGCGTCGGTATCGATCGGGTGATGCGGCTGGAACCCGGTGCGGCGGCCGCGACTGAGCTGCCGATCAAGGGTCTGAAGAACCCGCGGGATATCGCGGTGGATGCCAAGGGCGATGTTTACGTCACCGACTCGGGTAACGACCGGGTGATGTGGCTTCCGGTCGGCGCACCCGCGGCGATTCAGCTGCCGTTCAGCGGACTCAACGATCCCCGCGGCATTACCGTCAAGCCGAACGGCGACGTCTATGTCGTCGACCGTGGCAACAATCGGGTGCTGTTTCTGGCGACGGGCGCAGCAACTCCCACCCCGGTACCGTTCAGCGGTCTCAACGACCCCCGCGGCGTGGCCGTCGGCCCGGCAGGCGGTGTCGTCGTCACCGACACGGGTAACAATCGGGTGCTGAAGTTGGAAGCCGGCGCGTCGCAGGCCACTCCACTCCCGTTCGCCGGGGTGAATGAGCCCCACGGTGTGGCTATCGACTCAGAAGGCGGCGTCTACGTCACCGACCGCGGTAACGCCGGGATCGTCGAACTACGACCCGGCACGAGGGCCGCGATTCCGCTGCCGTTCGTGGGGCTGAATGACCCGCAGGGAGTCGCGGTCGACGCGGCGGGCAATGTCTATATCACCGATGTGGGCTCCGACCCCGTGATCAAACTCTCGGTCGGTTGA
- the embR gene encoding DNA-binding transcriptional activator → MVASGLDFGVLGPLRVSVNRQPVPLGTPKQCAVLALLLINRNRPVPRDSIIAAIWDEDMPEADAIHNLHVYVANLRKVLGSGGADAKAVLASARPGYQLNVPDAACDLGRFNTEKAAGAQAAAAGRFGLATDRLSAALAQWRGSVLDDLREFRFVEPFATALVEDRVTTHVLRAEAEIACGRADSVISGLEDLVGEHPYREPLWAQLITAYYLAERQTDALDAYRRVRSTLSEELGIDPGPSLRTLHERILRQEPLDVARIAQSDASDVVTMLESHLSTTMTAAARTNRAQLRDVAGRCYPLETVVTGIGRRADNTVVIDDPKVSRYHATIIDTGASFVINDLRSGNGVVVGHGRVRGSTALCDGDVIDIAGHQFTFEIASEDSPAH, encoded by the coding sequence ATGGTTGCGTCGGGCCTCGATTTCGGTGTGCTGGGCCCGCTGCGTGTCAGCGTGAACCGCCAGCCGGTGCCGTTGGGAACGCCGAAGCAGTGCGCTGTACTGGCACTGCTGCTGATCAACCGCAACCGCCCCGTGCCCCGCGATTCGATCATCGCGGCGATCTGGGACGAAGACATGCCGGAAGCCGACGCGATACACAACCTGCACGTCTACGTGGCGAACCTGCGCAAGGTCCTCGGCTCGGGCGGCGCCGACGCGAAGGCCGTCTTGGCCAGTGCCCGACCGGGTTATCAGCTCAACGTGCCCGACGCGGCCTGCGATCTGGGGCGGTTCAACACGGAGAAGGCGGCCGGGGCGCAGGCGGCGGCGGCGGGCCGGTTCGGGCTGGCCACCGATCGGCTGTCGGCCGCGTTGGCGCAGTGGCGCGGCTCGGTCCTCGACGACCTACGGGAGTTTCGCTTCGTCGAGCCGTTCGCCACAGCACTCGTCGAGGACAGGGTGACGACGCATGTGTTGCGCGCCGAAGCCGAAATCGCCTGCGGACGTGCCGATTCAGTGATCAGCGGGCTCGAGGATCTCGTCGGCGAGCACCCCTATCGGGAACCTCTGTGGGCACAGTTGATCACGGCCTACTATCTGGCCGAGCGGCAGACCGATGCGCTGGACGCGTACCGCCGTGTCAGATCGACACTGTCGGAGGAACTGGGCATCGATCCGGGACCGTCGTTGCGCACGCTGCACGAGCGGATCCTGCGCCAGGAGCCGTTGGACGTTGCGCGGATCGCGCAGAGCGACGCCTCCGACGTCGTCACCATGCTCGAGAGCCATCTGTCGACCACCATGACGGCGGCGGCCAGAACCAATCGAGCGCAGCTCCGCGATGTCGCGGGCCGCTGTTATCCGCTGGAAACCGTGGTGACCGGCATCGGGCGCCGAGCCGACAACACCGTCGTCATCGACGACCCGAAAGTCAGCCGGTACCACGCGACGATCATCGACACCGGCGCGAGCTTCGTGATCAACGACCTGCGGTCCGGCAACGGCGTGGTGGTCGGGCATGGGCGGGTTCGCGGCAGCACCGCGCTCTGCGACGGCGACGTCATCGACATCGCCGGGCACCAGTTCACCTTCGAGATCGCATCCGAGGATTCACCCGCTCATTGA
- a CDS encoding carbamoyltransferase, producing the protein MNILGISAFYHDSAAALVRDGQIIAAAQEERFTRLKHDPGFPKNSIEYCLAAGGVDRTGIDAIAFYEKPISRFIRLLKTYAAIAPRGFRSFSTALPQWLGTKLWITYEIERNLKALGYRMPSDLYFTEHHESHAASAFYPSPFESAAVLTMDGVGEWATASIGRGVDNQLEIHREMRFPHSVGLLYSAFTYFCGFRVNSGEYKLMGLAPYGEPAYVDVITDNLVDINADGSIQLNLRYFDFLGGLTMTNDRFAELFGGPPRPPESEITRREMDIARSIQDVTEEIVMRMAATTAAITQEKNLCLAGGVALNSVANGRLLREGPFTDIWIQPAAGDAGGSVGAALHTWYQIAGNPRHVAGDRMQGAYLGPQFSADDISAYLSSHGYPFQTVTDTDERARRIAELVAEGNVVGLFTGRMEFGPRALGNRSILGDARSPQMQSVMNLKIKYRESFRPFAPSVLEERAKDYFDLDAPSPYMLLVSPVREEIRTAPSKDGSGEIWSEVNKVRSSIPAVTHVDYSARIQTVSRETNPFYHNVLASFEDLTGCPVVVNTSFNVRGEPIVCTPQDAYRCFMNTEMDYLILEDHVLDKRLQPGREDRELFHIATVLD; encoded by the coding sequence ATGAACATCCTGGGTATAAGTGCCTTCTACCACGACTCGGCTGCTGCTTTGGTGCGAGATGGGCAGATCATCGCTGCCGCGCAGGAGGAACGGTTCACACGTCTCAAGCACGACCCGGGTTTCCCGAAAAACTCGATCGAGTATTGCCTCGCCGCAGGAGGCGTCGACCGCACTGGAATCGATGCAATCGCCTTCTACGAGAAGCCGATATCCCGGTTCATTCGTCTACTCAAGACGTACGCCGCCATTGCCCCACGGGGTTTTCGGTCCTTCTCCACCGCGCTTCCGCAGTGGTTGGGAACGAAACTCTGGATTACCTATGAAATCGAACGCAACCTGAAAGCGCTCGGGTACCGGATGCCCTCGGACTTGTACTTCACCGAGCATCACGAGAGTCATGCGGCAAGCGCTTTCTACCCCTCACCATTCGAATCGGCCGCCGTCCTCACGATGGACGGCGTCGGCGAGTGGGCGACGGCGAGCATCGGCCGTGGGGTCGACAATCAGCTGGAGATCCATCGCGAAATGCGGTTCCCACACTCGGTAGGACTGCTCTACTCCGCGTTCACCTATTTTTGCGGCTTCCGAGTCAACTCAGGCGAATACAAACTTATGGGCCTCGCGCCGTACGGTGAGCCGGCGTATGTAGATGTCATTACGGACAACCTTGTCGACATCAACGCAGACGGTTCGATCCAGCTCAATCTCAGGTACTTCGACTTCCTGGGCGGCCTCACTATGACGAATGACCGTTTTGCCGAGCTGTTCGGCGGGCCCCCGCGTCCTCCAGAAAGCGAGATCACTCGGAGGGAAATGGATATTGCCCGCTCAATCCAGGATGTGACAGAAGAGATCGTGATGAGGATGGCCGCGACGACGGCAGCCATCACTCAGGAGAAAAACTTGTGCTTGGCGGGTGGTGTTGCTCTCAACAGCGTCGCGAACGGGAGGCTGCTCCGCGAAGGGCCCTTCACCGACATCTGGATCCAGCCGGCGGCTGGGGACGCCGGAGGTTCCGTAGGCGCGGCTTTGCACACGTGGTACCAGATCGCCGGTAACCCAAGACATGTCGCAGGCGACCGCATGCAGGGGGCGTACCTCGGACCGCAATTCTCCGCGGACGACATTTCTGCATATCTCTCGTCACACGGCTACCCTTTCCAAACGGTCACCGACACCGACGAGCGTGCCCGACGAATCGCGGAGCTCGTCGCAGAAGGCAACGTCGTGGGTCTGTTCACCGGCCGCATGGAGTTCGGACCTCGAGCCCTCGGGAATCGTTCCATCCTTGGTGACGCTCGGTCACCCCAAATGCAGTCGGTCATGAACTTGAAAATCAAGTATCGAGAGTCGTTCCGCCCGTTCGCGCCATCGGTTCTCGAGGAGAGAGCGAAGGATTACTTCGACCTCGACGCACCTTCGCCATACATGCTCTTGGTGAGTCCGGTCCGGGAGGAGATACGCACCGCTCCCAGCAAGGATGGGTCAGGCGAGATCTGGAGTGAGGTCAACAAGGTGCGGTCGTCTATCCCGGCGGTCACCCATGTCGACTACTCCGCACGCATTCAGACGGTCTCGCGAGAAACGAACCCGTTCTACCACAACGTTCTAGCGTCATTCGAGGATCTGACGGGTTGCCCCGTAGTCGTCAACACTTCGTTCAACGTCCGAGGAGAGCCGATTGTCTGTACTCCACAAGACGCTTACCGATGTTTCATGAATACCGAGATGGACTATCTGATCCTCGAGGATCATGTATTAGACAAACGACTCCAGCCGGGCCGTGAGGACAGGGAACTGTTCCACATCGCGACAGTACTCGACTGA